One Channa argus isolate prfri chromosome 15, Channa argus male v1.0, whole genome shotgun sequence DNA segment encodes these proteins:
- the axin1 gene encoding axin-1 isoform X6 — MATWFMDAGTMSISDKRGYLADLGGSFTEDAPRPPVPGEEGELVCSDGHQYSNLGFSSKNEGLKCEASVATPRRPDLDLGYEPEGSASPTPPYIKWAESLHSLLDDQDGIHLFRMFLRQEECADILDFWFACSGFRKLEANESNEEKKVKLAKAIYKKYILDNNGIVSRQIKPATKSFIKDCVMKLHIDPAMFDQAQTEIQTMMEENSYPLFLKSDIYLEYTRTGGESPKMYSDQSSVSGNGKALSCYLPTLNEDEEWRCDQEPDEPPECQPTPSSRLTQKLLMETAPQRAANSAGFQDSHEYRYGVPPYRYRKQHRREMHESAKANGRVPLPHIPRTHRIPKDIHVEPERFAAELISRLEGILREREAQEQLEERLKRVQLEEDGDEVITSTALSSHRFPTGAYPLNYNSRYADISYSGPFLRDAHEEDPESILDDHVQRVMKTPGCQSPGTGRHSPKSHSPDGFQGGKGMGLAMPLSSSQGKHPSRHVFKGETGHLYHHKLVHHIHHTGFGKSKEQVEAEAAMHVHSSFPWGVETSLYGSKSRSYADGMGFNPMEHSGYSSKGGTQCKRVFKKGEDVRTYDMLGPAEEMEKNQKILLWLMEGQKEMVQHKRSPYGTSDHEYPTHFRSTTGSKRTTGLEGSRLTSAERSGSVHPCINSQLRNNVQPSHPFIQDPTMPPNPAPSPLIQLEEVRRRLEEEKLKSGTFQPKQRYVMEVIQRGRTAVRPAMFPPLNVVPAVSDSELSEPEHKATKKQPCENTTVAYYFCEEQIPYRTSVKGRVITLGQFKELLTKKGNYRYYFKKVSDEFDCGVVFEEVREDDAILPIFEEKIIGKVEKID, encoded by the exons ATGGCAACGTGGTTTATGGATGCTGGGACTATGAGCATAAGCGACAAAAGGGGCTACTTAGCAGACCTGGGAGGCAGTTTCACTGAGGATGCGCCTAGACCTCCAGTCCCAGGGGAAGAAGGTGAGCTAGTATGCAGTGATGGACACCAGTACAGCAACCTTGGCTTTTCCTCAAAGAATGAAGGTCTCAAATGTGAGGCATCTGTGGCTACACCCAGGCGACCTGACCTGGATCTGGGTTATGAGCCGGAGGGCAGTGCTTCCCCTACACCGCCTTACATAAAGTGGGCAGAATCCCTCCACTCTCTCCTAGATGATCAGGATGGCATCCATCTGTTTAGGATGTTCCTCAGGCAAGAGGAGTGTGCAGATATATTGGACTTCTGGTTTGCATGCAGCGGCTTCCGCAAACTTGAAGCTAATGAGAGCAATGAGGAGAAGAAGGTAAAACTGGCCAAGGCTATTTATAAGAAGTACATTTTGGACAATAATGGAATTGTTTCAAGACAGATCAAACCAGCTACCAAATCCTTCATCAAAGACTGTGTGATGAAGCTTCACATTGATCCTGCAATGTTTGACCAGGCTCAAACTGAGATACAGACTATGATGGAAGAAAACAGTTACCCTTTATTCCTGAAGTCTGACATTTATTTAGAATATACACGGACAGGAGGAGAGAGCCCTAAGATGTACAGTGACCAGAGCTCTGTTTCTGGGAATGGAAAGGCACTGTCTTGTTATTTGCCAACTTTAAATGAAGATGAAGAATGGAGATGTGACCAAGAGCCAGACGAGCCGCCTGAGTGTCAACCCACACCGAGCAGCCGGCTTACTCAGAAGCTGCTAATGGAGACGGCACCACAGCGAGCTGCCAACAGTGCAGGATTCCAGGACAGTCACGAGTACAG ATATGGAGTTCCACCCTACAGATACCGCAAACAGCATCGCCGGGAGATGCATGAAAGTGCCAAAGCAAATGGGCGAGTGCCACTACCTCATATTCCA CGCACACACCGGATTCCAAAGGACATACATGTGGAGCCGGAAAGGTTTGCTGCAGAGCTCATAAGCAGACTGGAGGGCATACTAAGGGAGAGAGAGGCTCAAGAGCAACTAGAGGAGCGTCTAAAGAGAGTACAATTG gaAGAGGATGGTGATGAAGTCATCACATCCACAGCATTATCCAGTCACAGATTCCCAACTGGTGCTTATCCGCTGAATTATAATTCCCGATATGCTGACATCAGCTACAGTGGTCCTTTTCTCAGAGATGCGCATGAGGAGGACCCGGAGAGCATCCTAGATGACCACGTCCAGCGCGTAATGAAGACTCCTGGCTGCCAATCGCCAGGGACAGGCCGCCATTCTCCCAAGTCACACTCACCAGATGGTTTCCAAGGGGGCAAAGGGATGGGACTTGCTATGCCGCTGTCATCCAGTCAGGGTAAACACCCCTCCAGGCATGTTTTCAAAGGAGAGACTGGCCACCTGTACCACCATAAACTTGTGCACCACATCCATCATACAGGTTTTGGAAAGTCCAAAGAGCAGGTGGAGGCTGAGGCAGCCATGCATGTACACAGCAGCTTTCCCTGGGGCGTGGAGACAAGTCTTTATGGATCAAAGTCTCGCAGCTACGCAGATGGCATGGGGTTCAACCCTATGGAGCATTCAGGTTATAG CAGCAAAGGTGGCACACAGTGTAAAAGAGTGTTCAAGAAAGGTGAGGATGTGCGGACTTATGACATGCTGGGGCCTGcagaggagatggagaaaaacCAGAAAATCCTCTTGTGGCTGATGgaaggacagaaagaaatggTTCAACATAAGAGGAGCCCGTATGG GACAAGTGACCATGAATATCCTACACATTTTAGGAGTACCACTGGATCTAAAAGGACCACAGGCCTTGAAGGATCCCGTCTTACCTCAGCAGAGAGGTCAGGGTCTGTGCACCCGTGCATCAATAGTCAGTTACGGAACAATGTGCAGCCATCTCACCCTTTCATCCAGGATCCCACCATGCCCCCTAACCCTGCTCCCAGCCCCCTCATCCAGCTAGAGGAGGTTCGCCGGCGGCTTGAGGAGGAGAAGTTGAAGTCTGGAACTTTCCAACCCAAGCAAAG GTATGTGATGGAGGTCATCCAGAGGGGTCGCACCGCAGTCAGGCCTGCAATGTTCCCTCCACTCAACGTGGTGCCTGCCGTTTCTGACAGCGAGCTCTCAGAGCCCGA ACATAAAGCCACTAAAAAGCAGCCGTGTGAAAACACTACTGTGGCATATTACTTCTGTGAGGAGCAGATACCGTACAGGACATCCGTCAAAGGGAGGGTCATCACTCTGGGTCAATTCAAAGAACTGCTGACAAAGAAAGGAAATTACAG GTATTATTTCAAGAAGGTAAGTGACGAGTTTGATTGTGGGGTGGTGTTTGAAGAGGTGCGTGAAGACGATGCTATCCTGCCCATCTTTGAAGAGAAGATTATTGGAAAAGTGGAAAAGATTGATTGA
- the axin1 gene encoding axin-1 isoform X3, producing MATWFMDAGTMSISDKRGYLADLGGSFTEDAPRPPVPGEEGELVCSDGHQYSNLGFSSKNEGLKCEASVATPRRPDLDLGYEPEGSASPTPPYIKWAESLHSLLDDQDGIHLFRMFLRQEECADILDFWFACSGFRKLEANESNEEKKVKLAKAIYKKYILDNNGIVSRQIKPATKSFIKDCVMKLHIDPAMFDQAQTEIQTMMEENSYPLFLKSDIYLEYTRTGGESPKMYSDQSSVSGNGKALSCYLPTLNEDEEWRCDQEPDEPPECQPTPSSRLTQKLLMETAPQRAANSAGFQDSHEYRHAPYLEPINPYYVNTGYALAPATSANDSEQQSMSSDADTVSLTDSSVYGVPPYRYRKQHRREMHESAKANGRVPLPHIPRTHRIPKDIHVEPERFAAELISRLEGILREREAQEQLEERLKRVQLEEDGDEVITSTALSSHRFPTGAYPLNYNSRYADISYSGPFLRDAHEEDPESILDDHVQRVMKTPGCQSPGTGRHSPKSHSPDGFQGGKGMGLAMPLSSSQGKHPSRHVFKGETGHLYHHKLVHHIHHTGFGKSKEQVEAEAAMHVHSSFPWGVETSLYGSKSRSYADGMGFNPMEHSGYSSKGGTQCKRVFKKGEDVRTYDMLGPAEEMEKNQKILLWLMEGQKEMVQHKRSPYGSTTGSKRTTGLEGSRLTSAERSGSVHPCINSQLRNNVQPSHPFIQDPTMPPNPAPSPLIQLEEVRRRLEEEKLKSGTFQPKQRYVMEVIQRGRTAVRPAMFPPLNVVPAVSDSELSEPEHKATKKQPCENTTVAYYFCEEQIPYRTSVKGRVITLGQFKELLTKKGNYRYYFKKVSDEFDCGVVFEEVREDDAILPIFEEKIIGKVEKID from the exons ATGGCAACGTGGTTTATGGATGCTGGGACTATGAGCATAAGCGACAAAAGGGGCTACTTAGCAGACCTGGGAGGCAGTTTCACTGAGGATGCGCCTAGACCTCCAGTCCCAGGGGAAGAAGGTGAGCTAGTATGCAGTGATGGACACCAGTACAGCAACCTTGGCTTTTCCTCAAAGAATGAAGGTCTCAAATGTGAGGCATCTGTGGCTACACCCAGGCGACCTGACCTGGATCTGGGTTATGAGCCGGAGGGCAGTGCTTCCCCTACACCGCCTTACATAAAGTGGGCAGAATCCCTCCACTCTCTCCTAGATGATCAGGATGGCATCCATCTGTTTAGGATGTTCCTCAGGCAAGAGGAGTGTGCAGATATATTGGACTTCTGGTTTGCATGCAGCGGCTTCCGCAAACTTGAAGCTAATGAGAGCAATGAGGAGAAGAAGGTAAAACTGGCCAAGGCTATTTATAAGAAGTACATTTTGGACAATAATGGAATTGTTTCAAGACAGATCAAACCAGCTACCAAATCCTTCATCAAAGACTGTGTGATGAAGCTTCACATTGATCCTGCAATGTTTGACCAGGCTCAAACTGAGATACAGACTATGATGGAAGAAAACAGTTACCCTTTATTCCTGAAGTCTGACATTTATTTAGAATATACACGGACAGGAGGAGAGAGCCCTAAGATGTACAGTGACCAGAGCTCTGTTTCTGGGAATGGAAAGGCACTGTCTTGTTATTTGCCAACTTTAAATGAAGATGAAGAATGGAGATGTGACCAAGAGCCAGACGAGCCGCCTGAGTGTCAACCCACACCGAGCAGCCGGCTTACTCAGAAGCTGCTAATGGAGACGGCACCACAGCGAGCTGCCAACAGTGCAGGATTCCAGGACAGTCACGAGTACAG GCATGCACCATATCTGGAGCCCATCAACCCATACTATGTCAACACTGGATATGCTCTGGCTCCAGCCACCAGTGCAAACGATAGTGAGCAGCAGAGTATGTCCAGCGACGCAGACACAGTTTCACTAACTGACAGCAGTGT ATATGGAGTTCCACCCTACAGATACCGCAAACAGCATCGCCGGGAGATGCATGAAAGTGCCAAAGCAAATGGGCGAGTGCCACTACCTCATATTCCA CGCACACACCGGATTCCAAAGGACATACATGTGGAGCCGGAAAGGTTTGCTGCAGAGCTCATAAGCAGACTGGAGGGCATACTAAGGGAGAGAGAGGCTCAAGAGCAACTAGAGGAGCGTCTAAAGAGAGTACAATTG gaAGAGGATGGTGATGAAGTCATCACATCCACAGCATTATCCAGTCACAGATTCCCAACTGGTGCTTATCCGCTGAATTATAATTCCCGATATGCTGACATCAGCTACAGTGGTCCTTTTCTCAGAGATGCGCATGAGGAGGACCCGGAGAGCATCCTAGATGACCACGTCCAGCGCGTAATGAAGACTCCTGGCTGCCAATCGCCAGGGACAGGCCGCCATTCTCCCAAGTCACACTCACCAGATGGTTTCCAAGGGGGCAAAGGGATGGGACTTGCTATGCCGCTGTCATCCAGTCAGGGTAAACACCCCTCCAGGCATGTTTTCAAAGGAGAGACTGGCCACCTGTACCACCATAAACTTGTGCACCACATCCATCATACAGGTTTTGGAAAGTCCAAAGAGCAGGTGGAGGCTGAGGCAGCCATGCATGTACACAGCAGCTTTCCCTGGGGCGTGGAGACAAGTCTTTATGGATCAAAGTCTCGCAGCTACGCAGATGGCATGGGGTTCAACCCTATGGAGCATTCAGGTTATAG CAGCAAAGGTGGCACACAGTGTAAAAGAGTGTTCAAGAAAGGTGAGGATGTGCGGACTTATGACATGCTGGGGCCTGcagaggagatggagaaaaacCAGAAAATCCTCTTGTGGCTGATGgaaggacagaaagaaatggTTCAACATAAGAGGAGCCCGTATGG GAGTACCACTGGATCTAAAAGGACCACAGGCCTTGAAGGATCCCGTCTTACCTCAGCAGAGAGGTCAGGGTCTGTGCACCCGTGCATCAATAGTCAGTTACGGAACAATGTGCAGCCATCTCACCCTTTCATCCAGGATCCCACCATGCCCCCTAACCCTGCTCCCAGCCCCCTCATCCAGCTAGAGGAGGTTCGCCGGCGGCTTGAGGAGGAGAAGTTGAAGTCTGGAACTTTCCAACCCAAGCAAAG GTATGTGATGGAGGTCATCCAGAGGGGTCGCACCGCAGTCAGGCCTGCAATGTTCCCTCCACTCAACGTGGTGCCTGCCGTTTCTGACAGCGAGCTCTCAGAGCCCGA ACATAAAGCCACTAAAAAGCAGCCGTGTGAAAACACTACTGTGGCATATTACTTCTGTGAGGAGCAGATACCGTACAGGACATCCGTCAAAGGGAGGGTCATCACTCTGGGTCAATTCAAAGAACTGCTGACAAAGAAAGGAAATTACAG GTATTATTTCAAGAAGGTAAGTGACGAGTTTGATTGTGGGGTGGTGTTTGAAGAGGTGCGTGAAGACGATGCTATCCTGCCCATCTTTGAAGAGAAGATTATTGGAAAAGTGGAAAAGATTGATTGA